The following are encoded in a window of Thermoanaerobacter ethanolicus JW 200 genomic DNA:
- a CDS encoding sugar ABC transporter substrate-binding protein: MKKYTKIIALLTVMVFVLSAALTGCGGSKTSDNTSSQGQTEQKKEPVELVVWSHLTDPEIAKVQEIANKWAEQTGNKVKVLADQSDFQAFSTAAQSGKGPDIMFGLPHDNLGTFQKAGLLAEVPDGVINKDDYVPMSISAVSYDGKMYAVPISMETYALFYNTDKVPTPPATLDDLIKLGKEVGFQYDVNNFYFSFAFISAYGGYVFKDTGGGLDPNDIGLNNDGAKKGLELIKDFVTKYKFMPADINGDMAKGNFQSGKTGLYISGPWDVDGFKKANVPFKVAPLPQVDGKPMPSFAGVQAAFVSANSKHQQEAWDLMKYLAENTGLPLFETGNRIPALKSLLDNPEVKNNEILNAFAEQATHAIPMPNIPQMAAVWTPAGNALQLITSGKVPVDKAADDMVNQIKQGIATQQ; encoded by the coding sequence ATGAAGAAGTACACAAAAATAATTGCATTGCTGACTGTGATGGTATTCGTTTTGTCAGCTGCTTTAACAGGTTGTGGCGGCAGCAAGACAAGTGACAATACTTCATCACAAGGTCAGACAGAACAAAAGAAAGAGCCTGTAGAACTTGTAGTATGGTCACACTTAACAGATCCTGAAATAGCAAAGGTTCAAGAGATTGCAAATAAGTGGGCAGAGCAAACTGGCAACAAAGTAAAAGTTTTGGCAGACCAGAGTGACTTCCAAGCTTTCTCAACAGCTGCTCAAAGTGGTAAAGGCCCAGACATCATGTTTGGTTTACCACACGATAACTTGGGTACTTTCCAAAAGGCAGGACTTTTAGCTGAAGTACCAGACGGAGTTATAAACAAAGACGACTATGTTCCAATGAGCATAAGTGCTGTATCTTACGATGGAAAAATGTATGCTGTACCAATTTCAATGGAGACTTATGCACTTTTCTACAATACAGATAAAGTTCCAACACCACCAGCAACACTTGATGATTTAATTAAGCTGGGCAAAGAAGTAGGATTCCAATACGATGTAAATAACTTCTATTTTAGCTTTGCCTTTATATCTGCTTATGGCGGTTATGTGTTCAAGGATACAGGCGGTGGACTTGATCCAAACGATATAGGATTGAATAACGATGGTGCAAAGAAAGGCTTAGAACTTATAAAAGACTTTGTGACAAAGTATAAATTCATGCCTGCAGATATAAATGGAGATATGGCAAAAGGTAACTTCCAAAGTGGAAAGACTGGTTTGTATATAAGTGGTCCATGGGATGTGGATGGCTTCAAGAAAGCTAATGTTCCATTCAAAGTTGCTCCACTACCACAGGTTGATGGTAAACCAATGCCTTCCTTTGCAGGTGTGCAAGCTGCTTTTGTAAGTGCAAATTCAAAACATCAACAAGAAGCATGGGATTTAATGAAGTATCTTGCTGAAAATACAGGATTGCCATTATTTGAAACAGGTAACAGGATACCAGCTCTTAAATCCCTCTTAGACAATCCAGAAGTTAAGAATAATGAGATTTTGAATGCATTTGCTGAGCAAGCTACACATGCTATTCCAATGCCTAATATACCGCAAATGGCAGCAGTCTGGACTCCTGCAGGCAATGCATTACAGCTTATTACATCTGGAAAAGTTCCGGTTGACAAAGCTGCTGACGATATGGTGAATCAAATCAAGCAAGGCATTGCAACACAGCAATAA
- a CDS encoding alpha-amylase family glycosyl hydrolase: MGKNVKLFAAIILVFSLLLTSCGIKETSSNNSAESDVIYQVMIDRFYNGDKSNDDPEVSKGMFDPTYTNWRMYWGGDLKGLTEKIPYIKGMGVTAIWISPVVDNINKPAIYNGEINAPYHGYWARDFKRVEEHFGTWEDFDNFVKTAHANGIKVILDFAPNHTSPADENNPDFAENGALYGDGKLLGTYSNDVNKLFHHNGGITNWNNLKDLQDKNLFDLADLDQSNPIVDKYLKDSIKLWFSHGIDGVRLDAVKHMPMEWVKSFADTIYGVKKDAILFGEWMLNGPTDPLYGYNIQFANMSGFSVLDFMLNNAIKDVFEKGYGFDRLNDTIEETNKDYDNPYKLVTFVDNHDMPRFLSVNDDKNKLHEAIAFIMTSRGIPAIYYGTEQYLHNDTNGGNDPYNRPMMEKFDGNTKAYVLIRELSNLRKATQALQYGKTVARYVSNDVYIYERQYGKDIVVVAINKGEETTIKNIETSLRKGKYSDYLKGLLEGVNLKVERGNSENNILSITLPKDSVSIWTNVKVK, encoded by the coding sequence ATGGGAAAGAATGTAAAGCTATTTGCGGCAATAATTTTAGTCTTTTCTTTATTGCTGACCAGTTGTGGTATTAAAGAGACTAGTTCTAATAATTCCGCTGAATCGGATGTAATATATCAGGTTATGATAGATAGGTTTTACAATGGGGATAAGTCCAACGATGACCCGGAAGTAAGTAAAGGTATGTTTGATCCAACCTATACCAATTGGAGGATGTATTGGGGTGGAGATTTAAAAGGTTTGACAGAAAAAATTCCTTATATAAAAGGGATGGGAGTAACAGCTATTTGGATTTCTCCTGTTGTAGACAACATCAACAAACCGGCAATATATAATGGCGAAATAAATGCACCTTATCACGGATATTGGGCAAGGGACTTTAAAAGAGTAGAAGAACATTTTGGTACATGGGAGGACTTTGACAATTTTGTAAAGACTGCTCATGCTAATGGGATAAAAGTTATACTAGATTTTGCTCCAAATCATACGAGTCCTGCAGATGAAAACAATCCTGACTTTGCTGAAAACGGTGCACTTTATGGCGATGGGAAATTATTGGGAACTTATAGCAATGATGTCAATAAACTTTTTCATCATAATGGTGGAATTACCAACTGGAATAATTTAAAGGACTTGCAGGATAAAAATTTGTTTGACCTTGCGGACCTTGATCAAAGTAATCCTATTGTTGACAAGTATTTAAAGGATTCTATCAAGTTATGGTTTAGTCATGGAATTGATGGGGTAAGGCTAGATGCAGTAAAGCATATGCCTATGGAATGGGTAAAAAGTTTTGCTGATACCATATACGGCGTTAAAAAAGATGCTATTCTTTTTGGCGAGTGGATGTTAAACGGTCCCACTGATCCTTTGTACGGTTATAATATTCAATTTGCCAATATGAGTGGTTTTTCTGTATTGGATTTTATGCTCAACAATGCGATAAAGGATGTTTTTGAAAAAGGTTATGGCTTTGACAGATTGAATGATACTATTGAAGAGACAAATAAAGATTATGATAATCCTTATAAGTTGGTTACTTTTGTGGACAATCACGATATGCCGAGGTTTTTATCAGTCAATGATGATAAGAACAAATTGCATGAAGCTATTGCGTTTATAATGACATCTCGTGGGATTCCGGCTATATATTATGGGACAGAACAGTATTTGCATAATGACACAAATGGCGGAAATGACCCTTACAATAGGCCAATGATGGAAAAGTTTGATGGGAATACTAAGGCTTATGTTTTAATTAGAGAATTGTCAAACTTGCGCAAGGCTACACAGGCGTTACAGTATGGGAAGACTGTAGCAAGGTATGTTAGTAATGATGTTTATATCTATGAGAGGCAATATGGGAAAGACATAGTTGTAGTTGCAATAAATAAAGGAGAAGAGACTACTATAAAAAATATAGAGACTTCTCTTCGAAAAGGCAAATACAGTGATTATTTAAAGGGTTTATTAGAAGGAGTTAATTTAAAAGTTGAAAGAGGAAATAGTGAAAACAACATTTTAAGTATAACTTTACCTAAAGACAGTGTAAGCATATGGACAAATGTAAAAGTGAAATAA
- a CDS encoding gluconeogenesis factor YvcK family protein, which produces MIMKNNSKGGLHIVAIGGGTGLSTMLRGLKLYTTNITAVVTVADDGGGSGILRQDLGILPPGDIRNCILALANTEPTMEQLLQYRFTEGMLKGQNFGNLFLAAMIGISKNFEEAVKKMSDVLAVSGKVIPVTLDDVRLVAELENGTIIKGESQIPVVQQKENSKIKRIYIEPSHAEPFEEVLVDILNADAIVLGPGSLYTSVIPNLLVDGVCDAIEASKAVKVYVCNIMTQPGETLGYTACDHVKALFEHGLKSLDYIIVNNGEIPHDYMKRYIKDMSQPVEYDKNQLESMGIKVVEENLVALKKEFIRHDEQKLAEVIVSLLK; this is translated from the coding sequence ATGATTATGAAAAATAATTCTAAAGGGGGACTTCATATTGTTGCTATTGGTGGAGGTACAGGGCTTTCTACTATGCTAAGAGGATTAAAACTTTATACAACCAATATTACTGCGGTAGTTACAGTAGCAGATGATGGCGGCGGCTCGGGAATCCTAAGACAGGATTTAGGGATACTGCCGCCTGGAGATATAAGAAATTGTATACTGGCTTTAGCAAATACAGAGCCTACAATGGAACAACTTTTGCAGTACAGGTTTACTGAGGGAATGTTAAAAGGCCAAAATTTTGGGAATTTGTTTTTGGCAGCCATGATAGGTATTTCTAAAAATTTTGAAGAAGCTGTAAAAAAGATGAGTGATGTGCTTGCTGTATCAGGAAAAGTTATTCCTGTAACTCTTGATGATGTAAGGCTTGTAGCAGAGCTTGAAAACGGAACTATCATTAAAGGGGAATCGCAAATTCCTGTTGTACAGCAAAAAGAAAACAGTAAGATAAAGAGAATATATATTGAACCTTCTCATGCAGAGCCTTTTGAAGAAGTGTTAGTGGATATATTAAATGCTGATGCCATTGTATTAGGTCCTGGAAGTTTATATACGAGTGTAATTCCTAATCTTTTGGTAGATGGAGTGTGTGACGCCATTGAAGCTTCCAAAGCGGTTAAAGTTTATGTTTGCAATATCATGACACAGCCAGGAGAGACTTTGGGCTATACTGCTTGTGACCATGTGAAGGCTCTTTTTGAACATGGGCTTAAATCTCTAGATTACATTATTGTCAACAATGGCGAAATTCCCCATGATTATATGAAGCGCTATATAAAAGACATGTCACAACCTGTTGAATACGATAAAAATCAGTTAGAAAGTATGGGAATTAAAGTGGTAGAGGAAAATTTAGTAGCTTTAAAAAAGGAATTTATAAGGCACGATGAGCAAAAGCTTGCAGAAGTAATTGTAAGCCTGCTTAAGTAA
- the rapZ gene encoding RNase adapter RapZ: MRFVIITGLSGAGKTQALKAMEDMGFFCIDNFPPALLPKLADLFYHSKNVDKVALGMDLRGGQFFEDIYSSLEFLKKNNYDYEIVFLEASDEVLIKRFKETRRKHPLSEEGRIVDGINEERKRLAEIRKIANSIIDTSNLTSSQLKEELSNIFLKGKKFKGIIIDIMSFGYKYGIPLDADLVFDVRFLPNPFYIEELRPLTGNDDKVKEYVMKWEEAKEFLKKLGDMIKFLIPYYIREGKSQLVIAIGCTGGKHRSVTIANALYEFLKKEDYSVILHHRDIGEE; this comes from the coding sequence ATGAGGTTTGTAATAATAACAGGGCTTTCTGGTGCTGGAAAAACACAGGCATTGAAGGCTATGGAGGATATGGGCTTTTTTTGTATAGACAATTTTCCACCTGCTCTTCTTCCAAAACTTGCTGACCTTTTTTATCACTCAAAAAATGTTGATAAGGTAGCCCTTGGCATGGATTTAAGAGGTGGCCAGTTTTTTGAGGACATCTATTCTAGCCTTGAGTTTTTGAAAAAAAACAACTACGATTACGAAATAGTTTTTTTGGAAGCTTCTGACGAGGTTTTGATAAAGAGGTTTAAAGAAACCAGAAGAAAACATCCTCTCTCTGAGGAAGGTAGAATAGTTGATGGAATAAATGAGGAAAGAAAGAGACTTGCAGAAATAAGGAAAATTGCCAATAGCATAATAGATACTTCTAATTTAACTTCTTCTCAGTTAAAAGAGGAATTGTCTAATATCTTTTTAAAAGGGAAAAAGTTTAAAGGAATCATAATAGATATTATGTCTTTTGGATATAAATATGGAATACCTCTTGATGCTGACCTTGTATTTGATGTGAGGTTTTTGCCCAATCCTTTTTATATTGAAGAATTAAGACCTTTAACAGGAAATGATGATAAGGTAAAAGAGTACGTGATGAAGTGGGAGGAAGCAAAGGAGTTTTTAAAGAAATTAGGGGACATGATTAAATTTTTAATCCCGTATTATATAAGAGAAGGTAAATCTCAACTTGTTATAGCTATTGGATGCACAGGAGGAAAGCATAGGTCTGTTACTATTGCAAATGCCCTTTATGAGTTTCTAAAAAAAGAAGATTATTCTGTTATTTTGCACCATAGAGATATAGGAGAGGAGTAA
- a CDS encoding PHP domain-containing protein, with translation MKIFADYHTHTVYSHGKGTIEDNVKRAIEIGLEEIAITDHGPAHVFYGLRKGDFKKMREEIDKINEKYPQIKVLMGVEANLISLEGDIDIPDELMKYLDILLMGYHEGVMPKDFRSALQLFGKNIASKYFISLREEMREKNTQAMINAIKKYKIDIITHPGAKVDIDTQKLAKAAKEKGTALEINSSHGYMTVEYVKIAKKERCKFVINSDAHTPHKVGDFERGIEIAKEAGLTEEDIINAKG, from the coding sequence ATGAAAATTTTTGCTGATTATCACACCCATACGGTATACAGTCATGGGAAGGGCACAATAGAAGATAATGTAAAAAGGGCGATAGAAATTGGGCTTGAGGAGATTGCAATCACTGACCATGGACCAGCTCATGTATTTTATGGCTTAAGAAAAGGGGATTTCAAAAAAATGAGAGAAGAAATAGATAAGATTAATGAAAAATATCCCCAAATTAAAGTGCTGATGGGAGTAGAAGCTAATTTAATCAGCTTAGAAGGGGATATTGATATTCCAGATGAACTTATGAAATATTTAGATATTTTGCTTATGGGATATCATGAAGGAGTTATGCCTAAAGACTTTAGAAGTGCTTTACAGCTTTTTGGCAAGAACATAGCAAGTAAATATTTTATTTCCTTGCGGGAAGAGATGAGAGAAAAAAATACTCAAGCGATGATTAATGCTATAAAAAAGTACAAAATTGACATAATAACACACCCAGGGGCTAAAGTAGACATTGATACACAAAAGCTTGCAAAGGCAGCAAAAGAGAAAGGAACGGCTCTTGAAATTAATTCTAGTCACGGTTATATGACAGTTGAATATGTAAAGATAGCTAAAAAAGAGAGGTGCAAATTTGTAATAAACAGCGATGCCCATACGCCTCATAAAGTAGGAGACTTTGAAAGAGGAATAGAAATTGCAAAAGAGGCGGGACTAACAGAAGAAGATATAATAAACGCAAAGGGGTGA
- the murB gene encoding UDP-N-acetylmuramate dehydrogenase, which produces MIEIVDKLKDILREGKLYLNEPMKRHTSFKIGGPADVLVVPNNRKELLEAISLLKRENIPFFILGNGTNLLVSEKGIRGVVIKLSSLRNVIVEGNRIIAEAGAPLSYIANVALVHELAGFEFASGIPGTLGGAIVMNAGAYGPEMKDVVEKVEVLDGEGNILILSNEEMNFSYRHSIIQEKDWIVLRAWLSLTKGKYEEIKSKMEELNAKRKEKQPLEYPSAGSTFKRPPGYYAGKLIEEAGLKGYSIGGAKVSEKHSGFIINTGNATFYDVLNLIEHIQKVVKEKFGVELVPEIRIIGEK; this is translated from the coding sequence GTGATTGAGATAGTTGACAAATTGAAGGATATCCTTAGAGAAGGGAAATTGTATTTAAACGAGCCCATGAAAAGACACACTTCTTTTAAAATAGGTGGACCTGCAGATGTGTTAGTTGTGCCAAATAATCGAAAAGAATTATTGGAAGCCATATCTTTGTTGAAACGAGAAAACATACCTTTTTTTATACTAGGAAATGGCACTAATCTATTAGTAAGTGAAAAAGGCATAAGAGGAGTTGTAATAAAATTATCCTCTTTGAGAAATGTAATTGTAGAGGGTAATAGGATAATCGCTGAAGCAGGAGCGCCTCTTTCCTATATTGCCAATGTGGCACTTGTACATGAACTTGCGGGATTTGAATTTGCTAGCGGGATTCCTGGCACTTTAGGTGGAGCAATAGTGATGAACGCAGGAGCTTATGGGCCTGAAATGAAGGACGTGGTAGAAAAAGTAGAGGTTTTAGATGGAGAAGGCAATATATTGATTTTATCAAATGAAGAAATGAATTTTTCCTATAGACATAGCATTATTCAAGAAAAGGATTGGATTGTTTTAAGAGCGTGGCTTAGTTTAACAAAAGGGAAATACGAAGAGATAAAAAGCAAAATGGAAGAACTAAATGCAAAAAGGAAGGAAAAACAACCTTTAGAGTATCCCAGTGCCGGAAGTACTTTTAAAAGGCCACCTGGATATTATGCTGGAAAATTGATTGAGGAAGCAGGACTTAAAGGCTATTCAATTGGAGGAGCTAAAGTTTCTGAAAAGCATTCGGGATTTATTATAAATACTGGCAATGCAACTTTTTACGATGTTTTAAATTTGATTGAGCATATACAAAAAGTAGTAAAAGAAAAGTTTGGAGTGGAACTTGTACCAGAAATAAGAATAATAGGAGAGAAATAG
- a CDS encoding patatin family protein, with the protein MRPKVGLILGGGAARGYAHLGILKRFEEENIPIDFIIGISMGAIIGAIYASGHNVDKLINDAKKINMLKFLSLLDFKASQTGLVKGEKIEKYLRGYVKESFEELNIPLYIVATDIQTGKEIVFSEGDLIKAIRASISIPVFFEPVEYNGTKLVDGSIVDSEAIELAAKLGADIIIECDVSSSIDMGVFEKTFYSLANSDRLLPLKKYFNLKRTLPEIISITATTMKLLKDSSNKNSEKTERGKRVYTIKPNVNNIRWYRFDQAGKCINMGFEAADSIVWRIKRELEV; encoded by the coding sequence ATGAGACCAAAAGTAGGACTTATACTGGGCGGTGGAGCAGCAAGAGGATATGCGCACTTAGGTATACTAAAAAGATTTGAAGAAGAAAATATTCCTATTGATTTTATAATAGGCATAAGTATGGGAGCAATAATAGGAGCAATCTATGCTTCAGGACATAATGTAGACAAACTTATAAATGATGCAAAAAAGATTAATATGTTAAAATTTTTAAGTTTATTGGATTTTAAAGCCTCACAAACCGGCTTAGTAAAGGGTGAAAAAATAGAGAAATACTTGCGGGGTTATGTGAAAGAAAGTTTTGAGGAACTTAATATTCCTCTATATATTGTGGCTACTGATATTCAAACAGGAAAAGAAATAGTATTTTCAGAGGGAGACTTGATAAAAGCTATAAGGGCAAGCATTTCTATCCCCGTCTTTTTTGAACCCGTGGAGTACAATGGAACCAAATTAGTTGATGGGTCAATTGTTGATTCTGAGGCAATAGAATTAGCAGCTAAATTGGGTGCAGATATAATTATAGAATGTGATGTGAGCTCTAGCATAGATATGGGAGTTTTTGAAAAAACCTTTTATTCTTTAGCTAATAGTGATAGGTTGCTGCCTCTAAAAAAATATTTCAATTTAAAAAGAACATTGCCCGAAATCATATCTATTACAGCTACAACTATGAAGTTATTAAAAGACAGCTCTAACAAAAATTCTGAAAAAACAGAGAGGGGTAAAAGAGTCTATACAATAAAACCTAATGTTAATAATATTCGCTGGTATAGGTTTGACCAGGCGGGAAAATGCATAAATATGGGATTTGAAGCTGCCGATTCTATTGTTTGGAGAATAAAGAGAGAACTGGAAGTATAG
- a CDS encoding TetR/AcrR family transcriptional regulator, which produces MEERNQSQRILNAAYKCISTRGYANVSLRDIAEEAGVVLSQLHYYFGSKEGLFTEVIKMMIDKYLKEINEALSVGETAKDKMLSLVKFFKDLLKNNPGLFKLLYDFTGLAMWSSSFNSLLKDLFSDLSKMIEEKILSNSALGENFKNYSPRAVARMILGAMFGTGIQVILDSNENEILDALNAIQIIFE; this is translated from the coding sequence ATGGAAGAAAGAAACCAATCGCAAAGAATATTAAATGCTGCATATAAGTGTATTTCAACTAGAGGATATGCTAATGTTTCCTTAAGAGACATTGCAGAGGAAGCTGGTGTTGTATTAAGCCAATTGCATTATTATTTTGGCAGTAAGGAAGGACTTTTTACGGAGGTAATAAAGATGATGATAGATAAATATTTAAAAGAAATAAATGAAGCTTTGAGTGTTGGAGAAACTGCAAAGGATAAGATGCTATCCTTAGTGAAATTTTTTAAAGACCTGCTTAAAAATAATCCGGGACTTTTTAAACTGTTGTACGACTTTACAGGTTTAGCCATGTGGTCCTCTTCTTTTAACAGTTTATTAAAGGATTTGTTTAGTGATTTGTCTAAAATGATTGAGGAAAAAATTTTAAGTAACAGTGCTTTAGGAGAGAATTTTAAAAATTATTCTCCACGAGCAGTGGCGAGAATGATACTTGGTGCAATGTTTGGTACGGGAATTCAAGTGATTTTAGATTCTAATGAAAATGAAATTTTGGATGCGTTAAATGCCATACAAATTATCTTTGAGTAG
- the ubiB gene encoding 2-polyprenylphenol 6-hydroxylase: MQHLRRYREIVFVFIKYGFGAIIDNIGILKHINVRRKILKQTNDENIAKLSRGERLKLALEELGPTFIKMGQILSTRSDILPKDVIKELEKLQDKVPAFSFDEVKSVIQNEFGESLEEAYAEFEPTPLAAASIAQVHKALLWSGKTVVVKVQRPGIEKIIAQDMKILEDIAKFVDNHTKYGKLYNFTKMVEDFKKRLEEELDFRIEGENAEKFKKNFLKDKKVKIPSIIWTHTTRRVLTMEYIDGIPLNDFNAIDEAGLDRGAIARNLAKSVLNQILRDGFFHGDPHPGNIMVLGDGTIAFLDFGMVGSLSPERKRQFSKMLLGIVYKNSRMITESIIDLNAVTLNVNMKKLEKDINNLRDRYVEIPLEKLKVGEVLNGIFDLVFSYNIVIPNEFNMLAKSLITLEGIVEKLDPKISVLEVAKPIAKQLIPKMFSTQHMKEEIINATMDYSRLIKELPSFLLNFLRKTEEENYAVELKIRDFENLEKRVDKVFNRLSTSIILLALSIVIAGILIGSGMSANAGAEMYKLNVIILKIGLAIAFVIVLGLAISIFRSGRL, translated from the coding sequence ATGCAACATTTAAGAAGATACAGAGAAATAGTGTTTGTATTTATCAAATATGGGTTTGGTGCTATAATTGACAATATTGGAATTTTAAAACATATAAATGTAAGAAGAAAAATCTTGAAGCAAACAAATGATGAAAATATTGCGAAACTTTCCCGTGGAGAAAGATTAAAACTTGCTCTTGAAGAATTAGGACCTACTTTTATAAAAATGGGGCAGATTTTAAGCACAAGGTCTGACATTTTGCCAAAGGATGTTATAAAAGAATTGGAAAAATTACAGGACAAAGTTCCTGCTTTTTCTTTTGATGAGGTGAAATCAGTTATACAAAATGAATTTGGCGAAAGTTTGGAGGAAGCCTATGCTGAATTTGAGCCTACTCCTTTAGCGGCTGCTTCTATAGCACAAGTTCACAAAGCTTTGTTGTGGTCAGGCAAAACTGTTGTTGTCAAAGTTCAAAGGCCAGGGATAGAAAAAATCATAGCCCAAGATATGAAGATATTAGAAGATATTGCCAAATTTGTTGATAATCATACAAAATATGGCAAACTATATAATTTTACAAAAATGGTAGAAGACTTCAAAAAGAGATTGGAAGAGGAATTAGATTTTAGAATAGAGGGGGAAAACGCAGAAAAGTTCAAAAAGAATTTTTTAAAAGACAAAAAAGTCAAAATTCCTTCTATAATCTGGACCCATACGACAAGACGTGTATTGACGATGGAATACATTGATGGCATTCCGTTAAATGATTTTAATGCAATTGATGAGGCTGGATTAGACCGCGGTGCAATTGCAAGAAACCTTGCAAAATCTGTATTGAATCAGATTTTAAGGGATGGTTTTTTTCATGGAGACCCTCATCCGGGAAATATTATGGTGCTAGGGGATGGGACAATAGCATTTTTAGATTTTGGAATGGTAGGTAGCTTAAGCCCAGAAAGAAAAAGGCAGTTTTCTAAAATGTTGTTGGGGATTGTTTACAAAAATAGCAGGATGATTACTGAAAGCATTATAGATTTAAATGCTGTGACTCTAAATGTTAATATGAAAAAGCTAGAAAAAGACATAAATAATTTGCGAGATAGATATGTTGAAATACCATTAGAAAAGCTCAAAGTTGGGGAAGTCCTCAATGGGATATTTGACCTTGTATTTTCGTATAATATTGTAATTCCCAATGAATTTAATATGCTGGCTAAAAGCCTTATAACGTTAGAGGGAATAGTAGAAAAGTTAGATCCTAAAATTAGCGTTTTAGAAGTGGCAAAACCAATTGCAAAGCAGTTGATACCTAAAATGTTTTCTACTCAACATATGAAAGAAGAGATAATAAATGCCACAATGGATTATAGCAGATTGATAAAAGAGTTGCCATCATTTTTATTGAATTTTTTAAGGAAAACAGAAGAAGAAAATTATGCTGTAGAATTGAAAATAAGAGACTTTGAAAATTTAGAGAAACGGGTTGATAAGGTATTTAATCGACTTTCCACCAGTATTATACTTTTGGCTTTAAGTATTGTTATTGCAGGGATTTTAATAGGGTCAGGAATGAGTGCTAATGCTGGTGCAGAAATGTATAAGCTTAATGTGATAATTTTAAAGATTGGTTTAGCAATAGCTTTTGTCATAGTTTTAGGTTTAGCAATTTCTATTTTCCGATCTGGGCGGCTTTGA
- a CDS encoding phasin family protein — MSELILKGVIYMTSLLEKSINFGLGLFALSREKIEKIVEELVDRGEVAREDAQKMVKDLVKKGEEQKEELRKMIKDAVAETLDYMNIAKKEDIVSKEDIRNIVREEIKKVLEEMQNTKK, encoded by the coding sequence ATGTCCGAATTAATTTTGAAAGGGGTTATATATATGACAAGTTTGCTTGAAAAATCTATCAATTTTGGTTTGGGATTATTTGCATTATCGCGAGAGAAAATAGAAAAAATAGTAGAAGAACTTGTAGATAGAGGAGAAGTTGCAAGAGAAGATGCACAAAAAATGGTAAAAGACTTGGTAAAAAAAGGTGAAGAACAGAAGGAAGAATTGAGAAAAATGATTAAAGACGCAGTTGCTGAAACGTTAGATTACATGAACATCGCCAAAAAGGAGGACATTGTTAGTAAAGAAGATATAAGAAATATTGTTCGTGAAGAAATTAAAAAAGTGCTGGAGGAAATGCAAAACACAAAGAAATAA